AGTGGACACGTGCTCGCTGACACGCTGACTGGATTGGCGACCAGTCCATTGGTTGTCCACGTGTACCCTGACCTTGACTGTGACCCGTGTCATGGTTTGCCGTAgagtgcaaatgtgtgtgtgtgtgtgtgtgtgtgtgtgtgtgtgtttgagcgGGCGTTGGAAGTTATTTGCAGCACCGCCAGACAGGAAGCGGAGGACAAAGAAGGAGCAGGAAAGGCGGAGCTCCCGTCCCGCAGTGGTCGCGGCGCTAGCGGAAAACGGCGGCAGAAGCGGCCCGACGAGCATGCCTGACGGCTACCTTCAAAATGGGGGCGCCACGCATCGCTGTTGTCGTGTGGATGCTGCAGGTGAGCGCCGTCGCCCTGGAGCCAGCCAATGTTTTCAGCCAATTGAAAACACCCACGTGTCTTTCAGGTTCTGATTGGCTCAGCCGGGACAGATGAGACGCGGCACGCTTGTCGCCCGTCCGTCATGGATGTGATGTCCGGTTGGGATGGGATGCGGCTAACTGTAAGCGCGCGAGGGCGCAACTGCTCCCTGGCCGTGCGGTGTGCGGACGCCGCCGAAGACATCCGTTGCGCCCGAAGAAGCCGCGAAGAAGGACGAGCCGATGCGGAGGCCAACGTGACGGCGAGTGCGTGGCCGGCGGGTGCCGTCGTCTTCACCTGCGACTTGCGTCACATGGAACCGGGAAGCGCCTACCTGCTGCAGGTCCACGCTGGCGGCGCCACGCCGGAAGTGGCCAACGTCAGCGTGCACACCTGTAAGTTGTCTGGCGCCTTGCTAGCGGGCTTCAGCCACACTGTAAGACGGGAGCTTGGGTTAGATGATGGCCGTGTAGTCTACCAAAGCGCGCTCCGCTCCGATGTGGCTTCCGTGTGTTCTTGGGAGCACGAATGGCGCTTCCCCTGATTAGAAACAGGAAAGGCGAGCCGGCTGACCGGAGCCGATGATGCCGGGCgacggcgtgtgtgtgtgcgcgcgcgcgcgtgtgtgtgtgtgtgtgttttggaaagCATCCAAAGCAGAAGTTGTTTCCACGCTGGGCCGAACTCTGTCGGTTTCCTGTCCTCgattgttcttttgttttgtgtgcgtgtgtatccTGGCGCCCCAAAGTACAACACCCTTCTCATGTTCaacatgtctgtctgtctgtctgtctgcccgcccgcccgtccgtccgtccgtccgtccgtccgtccttcAAATAGCTTTGAAGTTCTTTTCGTTTCAACGTGTCACTTCCCTCCTTCACCACTGGGGGGGCACCTCTAACCCCGTGCGTGCACGGGTTTGCTTGTGTCAGGCCCTTCGGCCCCATCAGGCCTGAGCGTGACTTCCAGGcggagcgacagcctgggacTTTCCTGGCAGGCGGGCCCAGGCCGGACTCAGCGTTTCAGGCTGCTCGTGTGGGAGCATTCTGGTACGCCTCGGCTTTTGGCCGCGCTTGCTCTCGCGGCCGGCGAGCTGAGCTTCCGTCCGCCTCTCTCGCTAGTGCTCCCGCTGCTGAACGAGACGCTGGAGAGCACCGCCACCTGGCGCGCCGTCGGCGACCTCACGCCGGGCAGGCGCTACAACATTACCCTGGCGACGGAGGCCGGCGGACTGCGCAACCACTCCAGCATCCGCACGCAAACAGGTACAGGTCAAGTTTCGGTTCATCCTCGGAGGACTTTGACTTTGGGCGTCCCTCATCTTTAGCGCCGGCCGCCGTCGCCGACCTGACGGCCGAAGCCGACGGCGCCTCTTTGCGCTTGTCGTGGCGAGGGCCGGCGGGCGAGGCGGACGCTCTGGTGGTGTCGCTGCGTTCGGACGACTCCGCCCCGCTCCAGACGATTCTGCGGCCCGACGCCGGCGGGGTGGCGGTGGCCGGGCCGACGCCCGGCTCAGCCTATCGCGTGACGGTGAGCACCCGCAGCGGCGAGCTCATCAACTCGTCGGAGATCGACGCTCGCACAGGTGGGACGGCTCGGCCCCTCGCGTCTGGCGCGCCATTCCTGCTTTCGGCAATTGTCCGCTCTTGGCGTTTAGCGCCGGCGCCGGTGTCGCTCCTGGCATTGACGCCCTCCGCCCTGGGGGGTCTCCTCTTGTCATGGGCACCCCCCGCCGGGCACTGGGACGGCTACGGGCTCATCCTCCGTGACGGCTCGCGGGAAGTAGTCGCCGCCGTCGACCTGCCCAAGGAGGCCGTCAACTTCACCTTCCCCGGGACCGGACTGCTTCCCGGACGGCGCTACCGAGCCACGCTGGCCGTCAAAAGTGGACGGCTGGCCGCAGAAAGCAGCTGTGACGGAAACATGCGTGAGCCATGTGCAAACACAGCACACGCATTCAAatgcacaaatacacacagccagggccgggccgggccgcaCACTCGCCAACCTGGCACACGTGTTGTGTTGCGGTCAGTTCCGGCGCCCGCGTACGACCTCCACATCCGGCACGCCGACGAAACGTCCTTGAGCGCCATGTGGAGCCACGCCCCCTCCGGGTGGCGGGACGCTTACTTCCTGACCCTGGTCCACGGTAGCCCCGGCCGCCCGCCGTCTCGTCCCATCCCATGGGATCCCGGCTGACCGGCCACTCGGCCCCTCTAGGTGACGTCACTGTGGACACCAGGGCGCTGGAGCCTCACGTGAGGGAGTGCACCTTTAACGTGCTCACGCCCGGGAGGATTTACAACATCACTGTGACGGCCAGGAGCGGAAACCTCAACGCGTCTGTCTTTGTGGAGGGGCGGACAGGTGCCCGTCCGCTCTCCTCTTCTCTCGTGATTGATTGTGCATGTGTGGGTTGATGTGTGCGCCTGTTCCAGTTCCTATGGCGTTGAGCGCCATGACACTGCGCAGCGTGGCCGTGGACAGCCTGCAGGCGTCCTGGGAAAAACCACGCGGGGACGTCGACTCGTACGAGCTGGCGCTACTCCAGGACAGGTGGGCCCGACCGGCCCCATCCCACGGCACAAATGTGGAGCGTTTGACGTCTTGTGTTCTGTTGTCCAGTGTTGTCGTTCAGAACCACAGTGTTGCGCTTCCGGTTGGCCCCGCCTCCTTGCTGCTTTGCGGTCTCACGCCCGGCGCCCTATACAGGCTGGGGGCTGTGGCGGTCAGCGGCGGCGTGCGCTCCAAAGTCACAAGTCTGGAGGGACGGACAAGTGAGTCCGGCGAAGCCGCTTCAACAGCGCAGACGCGAGTCGCACGCGCGTGACCAGCTCGCCGTGTGCTTTTTCAGCTCCGGCATCCGCGAGCGAGGTCACGGCGGTGAACGGTGGCCGTGCGGATACGCTGCGCGTGTCCTGGCGGCCGGCGCTCGGCGCGCTTGACACTTACCTGGTCCGCCTCGAGGACGGCGCGGGAACGGCGCTTCACTCTCAGGCCGTGTCGCGCCACTCGGCGCCCGAGTGCTCCTTTGGCTCCCTGACGGCCGGACGCATGTACGCTGTCGTCATTGTGACCAGGAGCGGCGGCCTGGAGAACGCCACCCGGgttcacgcacgcacacgtgaGTCCCCGGCTCGGGAACCGGAGCCTCCCTAACCGCCTCCCTCCCAAGCCTCCCTCCCGCCCTCCCTGGTCGTGCGCTTGCTTTTGTGCGACCCATGTCTCCCTCTGGCCGGCAGAACCCGCCCCGGCGCAGAACCCGACGGCCGTCCACTCGGCAAGGGACGGCTTCCTCAAGGTGCGTTTGCCGCTCCGTACTGCAGCGGGCTGAGCCTGAGCGGCCGCGTGTCTTGTGTCAGGTGTACTGGCGACCCGCGTCGGGCGACGTGAGCGCGTACGTGGTGGCGCTGTGGTACAACGGCAGCGTGGCCCAGCAGCAGAGCGTGCCGCCCGCGCGCAGCGACTGCGTCTTCGGCTCGCTCACGCCCGGCCGCCTTTACACCGTCACCGTAGCCACGTGGAGCGGAGACCTCGTCAGCAGCGCCGCCACAGACGGACGCACCTGTCAGTCAACGCGCGCGGCAAGCGGTCCGAGATGGCCTCTCCGATGAGGTCCGACGGCTAgcttgctttcttttcttgttCCTTCAGTGCCAGCCTGTGTGTCCAATCTGTCACTGAGCAATGCAGGATCAGGTGAGCTGACCGTCACCTGGAGCCCCGCCCCCGGAGATGTGGATCACTACGAGGTACTCGGGCGTGAAAAATAACCCGAGCGGGCGGGCCCGCACGTTAGCTTAGCGTGCGCGGTGTGCTATCTTGCGCGCAGATCACACTGCTGTTCAACGACACGCGCGTCTTTCCGCCACTCACGTTGGACAGCGCCGCGCGACGCCACCGATTCACGTCGCTGACGGCGGGACGCCTCTACAAGACGGTGGTGTCCGCTGTCAGCGGGCCCAACCAGAGGGCGCTCTTCGTCCAGGGACGCACAGGTACCCGTCGGGTTCCGTTGCCGTTTTCGGATGGCGGCCGGCGCCCGTAGACGTGCCGCTTTTGTTGTCTCCAGTCCCTGCCGCCGTGACGGACCTCCGCCTGACGCCACGGCGCCCCCCCGCTGACGGAGGACTGACGGCCAGGTGGACGCCGGCGCTCGGAGACGTGGACGTGTACGTCGTGTCGCTGTCGGCCGCCGCACGGGTGAGTCGGGCAAGAACGACGACTCGACTTCCCGCCTCCATCCACGACTTCTTCCTCGCTCGCTCCAGGGCGGCGAGGTGGCGGAGTCTCGGCTCGTCCCCGATCACGTCTCGTCTCTGGACTTCTTGGATCTGATCCCGGGCCAGGCCTATAATATCACCGTGCAATCGCGAAGCGGGGAGCTGACCAATAGCGAGGCGACGTCCGGCCGCACGGGTGAGCCCCAGCAAATCAAGCAAATCAAGGGTGCGCTTCCttcaattttcaattttcagCCCCGGCGCCCGTGAGCGGGCTGCAGGCGGACAAGGAGCACACGCCGCACGGCCTGACGGTCACGTGGGAGCGGCCGGCGGGACGCTACGACGCCTTCAGGCTGCTGCTCGCCGACGGCGCCACGCTGGCCGACCTGACGCTGCCGGCCGCCGCCCGCTCGCATCGCCTGGACGGGCTGATGGCCGGGAGGTGGTACGGCGTGACCGTGCTCACGCTCAGCGGGGGCGTGGCCTCCGCCCCAGTCACGGCCGAAGGGCAAACACGTGAGTGAGGCGCGTGGGGGCTTTTTTGCCCGGGCTCCCCTGAAGCTCCGCCCACTGCGTCTTCAGGTCCCGCCGCCGTGAGCAACTTAACAGTGACGTCTGCCAACTCGTCGTCCCTGGGCTTCTCGTGGCGCCACACGGACGGGCACGTCGACATCTACGAGGCGTCGCTCTTCGCTCGGGATGACGAAGAGCGGGAAACGGCCGGCGGGAAGCAGCAGGTGCGTTGGCGGAGGTCGCCGTGGACCGCATTCGCCGCTTTTAACGCCTTGCGCGGCGGCAGGTTTGGGGCGAGCCGGCGGGCGTGCAGAAGGTGTCGCCGGGCGTGGACGCGTGCCTTTTCACGGGCCTGCAGGCGGGAAGTCTGCACCGGCTGCAGGTGGTCAGCTGGAGTCGACACCTGAGCAGCGACTCGGCCGTCGTCGCCAGAACCGGTCAGTCGTCCAGGCGATGGCTGGATGGCCGCGACGTGGCTTTCCCTCCGGCCGGCCCGCGCTTGTCACTCACGCCTTTTCCACTGCTCGGTTTGTTGGTCGGCAGCACCCTCTCCCGTCCGCGGCCTGCGGCTGGACAGTTCCGGGGAGACGGACAAACTGGCAAGCAGCTGGAGCCACGGCGACGGCCGGCGGAGCGCCTACCAGGTGGGACGCACGCACGGCACGGATCGAGCCGAGCGACGCGGTTCAAACCGGAGGCTGTGTGTCAGGTGACCTTGACGGAGGCGTCGGGCGCTGTGGCGGGAGCCCGGCTGCTGGGGGCGGAGCGGAGCGCTCACGTGTTTGCGGGGCTGCTTCCCGGGAGACTCTACCGCCTTGACGTGGTCACGCGCAGCGGCGAGATGAGCAGCAACGCCTCGGCGCTCGCACGCACCGGTAAGCGCCAACAGGTGCGCGCCAATAGGTGCGCGCCAACAGGTGCGCGCCAGCGGGTGCGCGCGCTTGCcccaaacccccccccccccccccctttttttttgtgaatgaaCCTGAAGATGAAACTGAAGCTGAGCGTCAAGATTTTGCTTTCAGCTCCAGCCCCGCCCACCCGGCTGGCGATCGAGCAAGGCCCGGACAACGAGACGCTGGAGCTGGCGTGGGCAGGCCCCGCCTCCGGCGACTACGACAGCTTCGCCGTGGCGTGGACGCCCCCCGACCGCTTGGCGGTCGCTCGCTCGGGCCCGACCGCTCGTCTGCTGGCCGGCGCCTTTCCGGGCCGACGCTACGACTTCACCGTGGCCACCGTGAGCGGGGCGGCGGGCGGGCCAGTGGCCACCAGCCGGCCGATCCGGACCACCGTCACGACAAGTGGGTGGAGAAAAGTCCCCTGCGCCTTTGACCGTTTTGTAAGGTGAGCGCTGTCCCGGCAGGGCCGTCCCCTCTGCGCTCCCTCCGCTGCGTCCCCGTGTCGTCGTCGTCCGTGTCCTGCCGGTGGTCTCCCCCTGTGTCCGACTTGGACTCGTTCGAGGTGGAGTGTCGTCGCCACGACGACGGGGAGTTGACATCGGCCGTGCGTCTGGGGGCCGCCGTCACGGCGGTCACCCTGGACCGATTGGACGCCTTCAGGAAGTACGTGGTCACCGTGAGGGCGGCGTCGCACGGACGCACCGGCGCGCCCAGCACACGCACGGCCGTCACCATGATCGACCGTGAGCACTGGCGCCGACAGACAAACGTCGCCGTCCGGACGTCGGTCGGGGCTTTTGACTGACGTGGCCGTCCGTCTACGCTCCGGCAGGTCCCCCGGCCCCGCCCCCCGGCGTCAGCGTGAGCGCGGCCCAGGTGACGTGGTCGTCCGTCTTGTTTCGCTTCAACTGCTCGTGGTTCAGCGACGTCAACGGCGCCGTCAGATACTTTGCCGTCATCGTGGCTCAGTCGGACGGTAAGGGCTTTCCTTCAGACGAGGTTGGTCtgtggccgccgccgccgccgccgcagcgtTCTGATCGCGCTTGTGTCCCCAAACAGCCCACGAGGTCCTGCTGCCCGAGCAGCGCCACCCACTGCCCTCCTACCGCCATTATGTCAACAACGCCTCGGTCAGGGCCTACCAGAGCGCCTACTTCCTCAACAGATGCCCACGAGATGCCAGCACCACAGCCGGCCAGGTCAAACGCGTGCGCATGCGGGCGGTTGGGCGGGCCGGCCGTGAAGCTGACCGAGCTTTGCTCCCTTTGCTCAGTCGGTGGAGGTCAACTTGGGGGCGGGAGGCGACCGACTGGGCGGGCCCTGTGATCGTTCCCGTGACAACTCCTACTTGGGCGAGAGCTTTGGAGACTTCTGCGACGGCCCGCTCAAGCAGAGAACTTCTTACAGGTCACCACTGACTCCAGTGGGggggcgcggcgcggcgcggcgcgctTGACGCTAACTTGTACGTGTGCGTGCAGACTCAGCGTGCGAGCGTTCACGCGACTGTTTGACGAAAACGGCAGAGAGTTTCCTCAGCCGCTCTTCAGCGACACCTACCTGTCCGCCCCGCTCAGGACGCCCGCAGGTAAGCCATATGCACGCTCGAGCAGGTGTCACCGGCGCTCCTGtgacgtgcgtgcgtgcgtgcgttgcTGCCAGAGCCACTAGGGGGCGCGGTGGAGGGAGCCAGCACCTGCACGTTCGCATTAGGCGTGATGGTGACCCTGGCGTCGCTGCTGCTGTACCGCCGGCGAGTGAGGAAAGTGTAAGTCCGCTTGGCGCCTCGACCCGCCTCGCGCCTTTGCCACTGGGCTtacctttgtttgtttgcagtgCGGCGGCGCAGGAGAACCCACTGGTCAGGGTCAATCTGTGGAAGGAGCCGCATAGCACCGCCACGTACCTGGGCGTCAAGAGGTCAGTGTGTGCGTCTGGCGtgcgctccctccctcccctcccgccccgcctccctccctcgcagTTCCGGCTGACCGCTGTGCTTTTGCTTCTCAGCAGCGCTCGTCGTGTCTCCAGGTGAGTGCGATCGCGACCGTCTGCGCGTTGGCGCGACGTGTTGTGTGACGTGTATGGTGTGCGTGCAGTCCGGTGAAAGCCGCTCACTTTGAGTCTCACCTGTCGAAGCTCCAAGCGGACGCCGGCGTTCTGATGTCAGAGGAGTTTGAGGTAAGGCGTCGGCCGCCGAGCGCCAACTCGGCGGGGCGTCGTCCCGTCCTCACTTGAGGTGTGACCGGTAGGAGCTGAAGGAGGCGGGTCGCAGTCAGCCGGCGGAGGCGGCGCGCCTGCCCGACAACCGCGCCAAGAACCGCTACAACAACATCTTGCCGTGTGCGTTCCCTTCCTGCTCGGCCGAGCCCGGTGCCCGCGTGCACCCCGCGTAACGCACCTGAATGCGCTTTTCCAGATGATTCCACACGGGTCAAGCTGTCATGTCTGGACGACGACTCGTGCTCCGACTATATTAACGCCAGCTACGTGCCGGTACGCACGCGCTCTGCACGCTATGCGCTCTGCACGACGTGTCGCCTGAGTTGCTCCCGCTTGTGTTGCAGGGTTACAACTTCCGTCGCGAGTACGTGGCCACGCAAGGCCCGCTGCCCGCCACCAAGAACGACTTCTGGAGGATGCTGTGGGAACACGGCGTGCGTGTCGTCGTCATGGTGACGCAGTGCGTGGAGAAGGGACGGGTACGATGCGCGACGCGGCCTGACCTCGTGACCTCTACGCGGTGCAGATGACCTGACGGTGACGCCTCCGCCGTGTCGGTCGCGCAGGTCAAGTGCGAGCGCTACTGGCCTTGCTACGATGAGACGGCGTACTACGGCGAGCTGCTGGTCCAGATGACGTCCGAGTCGGTTCTTCCCGAGTGGACGGTCCGCGACTTCCGGATTTCCCcggtgagcgagcgagcgagcgagcgttaTGCCCGCGGGTCACCGCTAACTGTGGCGACTGCCACGCTCACAGGAGAGAGGCGGAGCCCCCCGTGCCATCCGCCACTTCCACTTCACCGTTTGGCCCGACCACGGAGTCCCCGAGGGCACGCACGCCCTAGTCCAATTTGTCAGGACCGTGCGAGAATTCGCGGACCGCTCGGCCACCGCCGGGCCCACCGTGGTCCACTGCAGGTTGCGGAGCACGCGCAGCGGGTCGTGCCGTCACGTCTGCCTCTTTTCACGTGGGTTGGTTTTCAGCGCCGGCGTGGGCCGCACGGGGACCTTCGTCGCGCTGGACCGCCTGCTGCAGCAGCTGGACGGCAAAAGCGGCGTGGACGTGTACGGCTGCGTCTTTGACCTGCGCCTCCACCGCCAGCACATGGTCCAGACCGAGGtgaggccggccggccggccggctgccCTGGCCATCTCTCGATGGTCACGGTGATGTCACTTGAGAAGGTTGATGTATAAAAGgggtaggaaaaaaacaagcaatagcttcttcctactcctttttTGAACATGTAGATTTATGTGCCATGTGaaaatgtgggaaaaaaaggattttgtgtttggtcgATCTTATgttcaaaaatgaatttcaCTTCACTTCCCATCGCAGTGCCAGTACGCCCTCCTGCATCAATGCGTGCGCGATGTGCTGAGAGCACGCAAACATCAGAGCGACTACGCCATCTATGAAAACTTTGACCCAGACTTGTGCCGCCGCGGTGGGTGAGAACGATGGTGGCGTCCTTGCGCAATGATGTCGCCGCTCACGCCCCTTTGTCGCTCTCCTGTTCCAGAGCTGATCTACTCGGGCCGCTGACGCAAGGAAGCGCCGTGGCTAGGATGGAAGCGAATGAATGCATTtacttttacatttgaaaatgatgtcAATATGATGAGTAATCCATAGCAGGAAGTATAGATTTGAACACTTTTTACTGCAAACTTGTCTATCTATATGTCGTATCCGTTGAGCTTTCGCTGAGCCAGCAAATAAAGGGAGCTAGCAACAATGTTGCGGTGTTTGTTGAGCTACTTCTCTCCAGTTTTTTTGGCTTCAACCTGTGACGCTTGAGGTGACACTTGAGGACAATGACGTCACAAGCCTGTGCTGCGAGCACCTTTCCGACGAACGCGCTGAAAAGTGGGCGTTCCCCTGGGCGGACCGGAGTGGAGTCGTCCGCGGAGCGAGTGCAGGTGCGCAATCAGTTGGCTCTTGACAAGTGGGCGCCTCGTGGAACAGCTCGTCTCGTGGAGCGCAGCAGCACAGCAGCGCAAAGGTCAGTCAATGCGACGCCGACGCAGGCAGAGCCGCCTGCTACGGCCGGCCATTGCGTCGAGTCCGGCCGGGCGCTGCAACGATGCCACGTGACGGAAGACCACGGCCGCCATGATGTCACTTCCCCCCGCACACTTGGCCAGGTAAGCAGGTAGAAGACGCTGCCATTCACTTTGGTAGTTCCTTTGTGAACATGACGTGTGTAAGTATGAGGGACCCGTGAGGGACCCGCTCACGAGCAGACAAGTATGTAGTCAAAGTAGCAAAAGAAAGCGAGTAGAGATTTGTCAGAGGAAAGTGAGCTAAATGTCGAGTAGATACCTTGAGCAGAAACGAGCCAAAAGTGGAGTGGATGCTTAAACGTGTGTCTGTCTGCTTTAATAACGATCGCTTGTTTCGAGATGACGCTCTCCTCCGGCGGTAGTGACGTCACGCTAGGCCGCTAACTTACATGTTGACAGATGACGATCGCAAGTTTCATTATCagaatatttatttgtggCTAAGAAAAACAGAGAACAAAACTATTTGTTGCTCTGCAAACACTAGCTGCCATATTGAGTCCAGGTCACGTCAGGtggggaaacaaaacaagcggGCTGTCTCCATGGCAGCCGGATGCGGCGGGCGCCCCCCGGTGGCGGCTTGAGGAATGCGGAGGCGTCCTCCAAAAAGGACAAGTGTGCTGATGCCAATCCCTTTGTGCCTTCACTCCATTTCCAACGCCGTTTGTCCACCAAGTAGACTTACTGATTACTCGTCAACACTTCGTAACACGCAGTCAATGCCTCAACATGCAAAATGGCGTCAGGGTGGGACAAACGCGGACGAGCGTAACAGCCGTGGCTTTGCCCGCTCGGGAGCGTTGCTGACCGCCAAGCAGTTTCCCGTGCCATGTTCTGAGCCCGACTGAACAAGCGAGAACACAAAGTGTACGGGTTCAACTGGCTTTGGACTCGATGCTCAGCGGGGTTTCTGTGGACGTGTGCGCCATGGCGtcatgttgctttttttttttttctcttttagtGTGAAAGGATGCTACAAAGTCCACTTCCTGTCCTGGCCTCATCCTAACCCTCACTTCAGGGGAGAAGGCAATCAAAAAATCAGGTGAGGAAAACGCAAATGTCTCTTTCTTGGACCGGCGGCCGGGCGGCCAATCAGAAGGCCTGCTGGGCGGGGTTGTAGTTGAAGGTGGAGGGAACGTGAGGTCGCTCTTCCAGTTTGTCGTATTCCAGGTGGAACTCCTGATtgggagggttagggttagcatgtgcggctgtgtgtgtgtgtgtgtgtgtgcgtgcgtgcgtgcgtgcgtttgcGTGATACCTTGGCAACCTTCCTCCAGTTGAGGCAGTCAAAGAAGTAGTACGTGCCCCTCTCGTAGGCGTTTGTCTTGAGCGACGGCTCCATGCCGGGCGCCCGCGTGATCCACACCCGCTCCTCCTTGTGGTAGCGCCAGTCCCTGTTGAAGCTAGCGTGCCCACACATGTTGTGATGCGCCAGGCTCgctcgtgcgtgcgtgcgtgcgtgcgtgtgtgcggcTCTCACAGCTCCACGGCGgccagcagctgcagcaggtCGCCGCCGTTCATGTAGTAAAGGTAAAAGAGGAGGTCCTCACCGTAGCGGGACAACTTGATGGCGGCCAGCTGGACGGCAGCACAATGTCAGCACCTGCaggcgcgcacgcgcacatgGCCGTACCTTGTCCCGTATGTGGACGTTGGTCAAGTATTCCGACGGTACGTGAAAATCTGCCCGGCGAGGAGGAAAGCAAGCGACCGGCTCCGGTTAACCCACTCTGGGCAGTTGTTCTGCGCCGCCAAACTCACCGATGTCCTGCGGCCGGCACGGCGCCGACGCCCACGGAGACGCAAACTTGGGGTAGAGGTTCCTGCAGGGCGGCAGGACAAgatgagagggggggggggggtgattggGGGGGGTGATTGGGGGGCAACGGCGGCGTACTCGGGCGAGTTGAGGTTGAGGCCTAGCGTGGTGAGGTCGGATCCGAGAGCCAGGTGCACCGTGCCGGGCTCGGTCTCGGCCGCCCGGATGAACGTCAGCAGGCCGATCATGCCGAATTGGTCCGTTACCATGCCGAGCGGGATGTTGCTCACGCGTCCTGCAAGCGAGCGGCGTGAGGCTGCGCGTGCGCCCGGCCGGCTTTGTTGGCTCGGGCGCGCCCGCGTGTCTCACCGTCGGGCAGCACCTGTATTCCTTTCTTGTGCTGGTTGTCGCTGCTCGCCGACACACAACTTTTGTCACCCGGAAACTTTGGAGCGTCTGTGTTGGAGGCGGGCTTacctgaagagccgaggttcTGAGCGGCCGAGACGAGAGTCAGCCCACAGCAATTCGCCGGCGGCTTTGCAGCgagtgcgcgcgcgcgtcaCCGTTTTGCCGTCGTCGCCGGGGTCTTTGGTCTGGTAGTTTGGGCCCGGTAGTGCTGGGAAATCCTCGTTGTGGATGGAGAAGTCTTGCGACTGCTCGCCAGACGGCTTAGTTACCATGCCAACTGCGGGGAGGGGTCACGGCCGTGATGAGCCTGACAAAAGCGGCGCGcgcgcgctcgctcgctcgctcggcgtGTCACTCACCGTAGGGCGCCCGCCCGGCCAGCGGGTTGAGCAGCGGCGCGGGGTTGGCGCCGCCGTCTCGCCGACCGCGGTCGGCCAGCGCCGGGAAGTCGGACGGGTCCAGGCCCGTCACGTTTTCGCTGCCATCTGCCAACGCCACGCAGGTCAGGAAGGAGAGGAAGCGCCCCGGCCATTGTCATCGGAGGCGGGAAAGGTGGCGATGGTGACCGAACCGCCGTTGTGTGCGGCTTTACCTGTGCCGTTGAAGACGTTGAATCCGGGAGTCCTGCTCACGCCGAAACCTGACATGCTGGcacaagcacgcacgcacgcaggtcACACGAGCGCCGGGGTCCCGGCCCGTGGGCTCCGAGTGGGACAGTACCTGCTGATGGTGAAGGCTTGCCGCGACTGTTTGGGCATTCCAATGATGCTGGGTGAGGGGCCGCCGGGACTccgccccccgcccccccgttCTCCCCCCACCTGCTGGTTGTGGTTGAGGACGGCGCGGCCGCTCTTGGGCGGAATCCCCCTGCCGTGAGGCCACTTTTGGTGACTCGGAAAACACTTTGGCGTATTCGCTGACCTCTGTTGAGTGACAAGTGGCGGCGTACCTGCCGGGCGAGGGAGGCGTGTGCGCGGCGGCCGACTGAGCGAGTCCGCTTCGACTCGGCGGCAGCGCGCCGCTGTTGAGGCCGCGCGCGGGGAAGCCGAGCGCGCCTGAACGCAACGAGAAGAAGAATCAGCACCCGACTTGAGAGCCGGATGACGGGTCGCGGGGGCTTACTCTGAGGGCCGTAGAGACTGGCTCCCAGCTGCGACAGCTGTCCCGAGGCGGAGGACAGGGCCGCCGTGGTCTGAAAGACAAAGGCATCTCGCTGACGCCCGCCGGCGTCGGCGAGGTCATCCACGGCGGCGCCGCTTACGTCTTTGTCGGCGCGCTGCGGGAAGACGGACGGCTGGCCGTAGTAGAGGCCGCCCGGC
This genomic window from Syngnathus acus chromosome 23, fSynAcu1.2, whole genome shotgun sequence contains:
- the LOC119117118 gene encoding CCR4-NOT transcription complex subunit 2-like isoform X4, translating into MKRPVALPARRHPPAQEGDTAAMFGVNRKKFTEAGAEGEYDEPGGLYYGQPSVFPQRADKDVSGAAVDDLADAGGRQRDAFVFQTTAALSSASGQLSQLGASLYGPQSALGFPARGLNSGALPPSRSGLAQSAAAHTPPSPGRGIPPKSGRAVLNHNQQVGGERGGGGRSPGGPSPSIIGMPKQSRQAFTISSMSGFGVSRTPGFNVFNGTDGSENVTGLDPSDFPALADRGRRDGGANPAPLLNPLAGRAPYVGMVTKPSGEQSQDFSIHNEDFPALPGPNYQTKDPGDDGKTNLGSSATTSTRKEYRCCPTVRHAGAPEPTKPAGRTRSLTPLACRTREQHPARHGNGPIRHDRPADVHPGGRDRARHGAPGSRIRPHHARPQPQLAREPLPQVCVSVGVGAVPAAGHRFSRTVGILDQRPHTGQAGRHQVVPLRFNRDWRYHKEERVWITRAPGMEPSLKTNAYERGTYYFFDCLNWRKVAKEFHLEYDKLEERPHVPSTFNYNPAQQAF